TCGTTAAAATATTCATCCGCCGGAATAAACTCATAAAACATGCCCAGGTCAACCTGTAAAAGCAATCCGCGTTCTTTTTGCGAATCCTGGAAGGCAATAAATCCCTCTGATGCCGGGTAGGTTTCAATTGTATCAATCGCGAAGCCAATGCTTTCTTCTATACGGGCACGGTAGGGCTCGTAGTTTACACCGCCATATACGTATAGTTTAAAATTCGGGAAAATATCCTTTATCTTTTTGCCCCCATGCTTGGCGGATAGCCGGTCGAAATACATCTGGCACCAGGGTGGTATGCCCGATATCAGGCGCATATCCGCCTGGCTGGTTTCCTCCACAATGGCGTCTACCTTTTGCTCCCAATCTTCAATACAATTTACCTGGTAACTTGGCAACCGGTTTTTTTGCAGATAGCCCGGTACATGGTGCGCTACAATGCCTGACAGGCGCCCAACAGGTACACCGTTTTTTTCGGCCAGCTCAGGGCTGCCCTGTAAAAATATCATTTTGCCATCCACAAACTCAGCGCGGCCGGTTTCGTGAATATAGCTGAGCAACGCGTTGCGGGCTGCCTTTATATGCCCCGGCATGCTTTCCTTTGACAAGGGGATATATTTTACGCCCGATGTAGTGCCCGAGGTTTTGGTGAGATACAAGGGTTTGCCCGGCCAGGTAATATTAGCCTCGCCGGCAACAATACGTTCAATATAGGGGCGAAGCTCCTCGTAATCGCGTACGGGTACCAGGCGTTTAAAATCTTCATAAGTACGTATCTGGCTAAAGTTATGCGCCTTGCCAAATTCGGTATCCCTGGCTTGTGCTATAAGCTCAAGAAATGTTTTTTGTTGTAGCGCCACCGCGTTTTTACGCTGTTTATTAAGCTGGCGGTTAACGTAGGCGGCAAATATTTTACTTAGTGAGGCTTTTAAACCCATAGCTTAGTCGGTTTCGGCAACGCTGTCGTCAACATCCATATGGCTGTATACCAGCTTGCGGTAGGTAACGGCCAGTACAATGTTTACAAAAGGGTAGGTAAACAGTATTGCAATTGAAATAATTGGGTAAAAGTTTGACAGCGCAATGGGCAAGGCGATAAGCAATAAAATTATACCTAATATGCTTATAATTTTAAGCAGATAGCCTTTAGTAAGCGCAAAGCTTTGTTTTAACGATTCAAATGGCCCTGAATGGTCATCCACAATAAAGGTATTGAAAAACATGATGCGAAAAGCTAAGTATAGCCCGACTATGGTACTGATTATCATCACCAGGTTTTGTAAATCTTCATACGGTTCGAGCATGTTAACGCCGATGTTATAATTGGTAACAATAAATGCCAGCAAAAATACTACAGCCAGGTAGCTTAACACCATTTTTATAGTGGGAATGATCTGCGAGAACTCAAATTCATAATATTCGCTATCTATCACCGTAAATATCAATTTATACAAACCCAATGTGGAGTAGGCCTGAATAAACAGCATGATGAACGAGAATATCATGGTCGATGTAAAATCGTCCGGCGAAAAGGTAAATGCCAGCGCAACAGAAAGTATACCTAACAACAAAAAGGTAACAGCCGA
This genomic interval from Mucilaginibacter defluvii contains the following:
- a CDS encoding GH3 auxin-responsive promoter family protein — protein: MGLKASLSKIFAAYVNRQLNKQRKNAVALQQKTFLELIAQARDTEFGKAHNFSQIRTYEDFKRLVPVRDYEELRPYIERIVAGEANITWPGKPLYLTKTSGTTSGVKYIPLSKESMPGHIKAARNALLSYIHETGRAEFVDGKMIFLQGSPELAEKNGVPVGRLSGIVAHHVPGYLQKNRLPSYQVNCIEDWEQKVDAIVEETSQADMRLISGIPPWCQMYFDRLSAKHGGKKIKDIFPNFKLYVYGGVNYEPYRARIEESIGFAIDTIETYPASEGFIAFQDSQKERGLLLQVDLGMFYEFIPADEYFNDNPTRISLADVELDKNYALILNTNAGLWGYSIGDTIKFISKDPYKIIVSGRIKHYISAFGEHVIGEEVEHALMSVAKEEGLDVVEFTVAPQVTPEAGQLPYHEWFVEFGKEPADLKAFALKVDKALQKKNIYYFDLIEGNILQPLIVNSVKKDTFINYMRSQGKLGGQNKVPRLANDRKIADELKQYIN